The following proteins come from a genomic window of Brevibacillus antibioticus:
- a CDS encoding PaaI family thioesterase, translated as MLDELKNIWSDGNEEERCILELAVAAIHQKRERNSAFISGFLGLKGEFIDEERQSYRFELPLTPFMHNSGRVVHGGILATLIDSAMGSLINRSLPPNQYAVTSELKVNYLLPGIGERLRAEASFLHRGRTLVVMESSVYDDRDRRIAHGTGTFIVLSRNAR; from the coding sequence ATGTTAGATGAATTAAAAAATATCTGGTCGGACGGGAATGAAGAGGAGCGCTGCATTCTCGAGCTGGCTGTTGCTGCCATTCATCAAAAGCGGGAACGGAATAGCGCGTTTATCTCTGGGTTTCTTGGATTAAAGGGAGAGTTCATCGACGAAGAAAGACAGTCGTATCGCTTCGAATTGCCTCTGACCCCTTTCATGCACAATTCAGGGCGGGTTGTTCATGGAGGTATTCTCGCGACCTTGATCGATTCAGCGATGGGCTCCTTGATCAATCGATCCTTGCCACCCAATCAGTATGCAGTGACGTCAGAGCTGAAGGTCAATTATTTGCTTCCGGGAATAGGGGAGCGGCTGCGCGCAGAAGCGAGCTTTTTGCATCGCGGACGCACGTTGGTCGTCATGGAGAGCAGTGTCTACGATGATCGGGATAGGCGGATCGCCCACGGTACAGGAACGTTCATTGTGCTATCCAGAAATGCTCGATAA
- a CDS encoding DUF977 family protein: MIRVLIIEDDLRIAEVNRRFVEKVEGYEVIGIATNGQEAKDQMEILQPDLVLLDIYFPDMDGLDFLSILKEQCPTTDVIMLTAAKEVDAVVEAIRYGVFDFITKPLIFARLQQTLRNYQEFRQKVSDWKKDTDQISQAQIDELIARTGQKKTTETRAVKGIDQITLDKISGFLMQTQEATTDLVSKETGISRSTARRYLEYLVAKGDAIADLSYGVVGRPERVYKSVGRQKE; this comes from the coding sequence ATGATACGGGTACTCATTATTGAAGACGACCTGAGAATTGCAGAGGTAAACCGACGCTTCGTGGAAAAAGTGGAGGGGTACGAGGTGATTGGCATTGCTACGAATGGGCAAGAGGCCAAGGACCAGATGGAAATTTTGCAGCCTGATCTCGTGTTGCTCGACATTTATTTTCCGGATATGGACGGCCTTGATTTTTTGTCGATCCTAAAGGAGCAGTGCCCTACAACGGATGTCATCATGCTGACAGCTGCCAAAGAAGTGGATGCAGTTGTAGAAGCGATCCGCTATGGTGTATTCGATTTTATTACCAAGCCCCTTATCTTTGCACGCCTGCAACAAACGTTACGGAATTATCAGGAGTTCAGGCAAAAGGTGAGCGATTGGAAAAAAGACACCGATCAGATCAGCCAAGCCCAAATCGATGAGCTCATTGCCCGGACAGGCCAAAAGAAGACAACCGAGACAAGGGCAGTCAAAGGAATTGATCAAATTACGCTGGACAAGATCTCTGGCTTTCTCATGCAGACGCAGGAGGCCACAACGGATTTGGTCAGCAAAGAAACAGGCATCAGCCGTTCAACAGCAAGGCGATACCTCGAATATTTGGTAGCCAAAGGAGACGCCATCGCAGACCTTTCGTACGGCGTCGTCGGACGTCCAGAGCGCGTGTACAAAAGCGTCGGGCGACAAAAAGAATAA
- a CDS encoding inositol monophosphatase family protein: MIEIAKEAASVAGAFLKERFLEQLVPDEELHNDVKLPEDKGSEKRIIEVLHRHFPTHTIFSEEVGMVSREEEYLWIIDPLDGTNNYFIGYPYFSISIALQHKGELVLGVVYNPVAGQMFWAEKGKGAYLNGKRLNVNNRQDLTRAVGTYIRGRDTVTKEEEMAFTKPFVFQTKRLMRNIAPALDWCLLANGWLDYIVMQRSNIMDVAAGIVIAQEAGATITDWSGKPYQHEPFQQDHTPSFVASNGHLHETIRGMIQQ, from the coding sequence ATGATCGAAATTGCAAAAGAAGCAGCAAGTGTCGCGGGTGCGTTTTTGAAGGAACGTTTTCTCGAACAGCTCGTGCCCGATGAGGAATTGCATAACGACGTGAAGCTGCCAGAGGATAAAGGCAGTGAGAAGCGCATCATTGAGGTACTGCATCGCCACTTCCCGACACATACCATTTTTTCAGAAGAGGTCGGAATGGTTTCCCGTGAGGAAGAGTATTTGTGGATTATCGATCCTTTAGATGGAACGAATAACTATTTTATCGGCTATCCGTATTTCTCGATCTCGATTGCGTTGCAGCACAAGGGTGAGCTGGTGCTGGGCGTCGTCTACAATCCAGTAGCGGGTCAAATGTTTTGGGCGGAAAAAGGAAAAGGAGCCTATCTGAACGGAAAACGATTGAACGTCAATAACCGTCAAGACCTCACACGTGCAGTCGGTACGTACATCCGTGGACGAGACACGGTAACGAAGGAAGAAGAGATGGCTTTTACGAAACCGTTTGTATTCCAGACCAAGCGTCTCATGCGAAATATTGCGCCTGCACTGGACTGGTGCTTGCTGGCAAACGGATGGCTCGATTATATCGTGATGCAACGCTCCAATATTATGGATGTGGCTGCCGGAATTGTTATCGCCCAGGAGGCGGGGGCAACGATTACGGACTGGTCTGGAAAGCCGTATCAGCATGAACCATTCCAACAAGATCACACTCCTTCATTCGTGGCGAG
- a CDS encoding C40 family peptidase → MKLHKALIGIVMGVALGVTAIVAPLPGEQNVAEAAWTQSKADKVIATGRKYMGTPYKFGASSNTTAVFDCSSFTKRVFKVAVGKTLPRTSRDQAKVGMSVSKSNLKKGDLVFFKASKTTTSKRITHVAIYAGNNKLLHTYGKPGVTYSTFKGTSWEKRFVSARRVL, encoded by the coding sequence ATGAAATTACATAAAGCCCTCATAGGAATTGTAATGGGAGTAGCATTGGGAGTCACGGCGATTGTCGCTCCACTGCCAGGAGAGCAAAATGTGGCCGAGGCTGCATGGACGCAATCCAAGGCGGACAAGGTCATTGCCACGGGAAGAAAATATATGGGTACTCCTTATAAATTCGGTGCGAGCAGCAATACCACAGCCGTTTTTGATTGCTCTTCCTTTACAAAGCGCGTATTTAAAGTCGCAGTCGGCAAGACCTTGCCACGCACTTCTCGCGATCAAGCCAAGGTAGGAATGAGTGTGTCCAAGTCGAACCTGAAAAAAGGAGACCTGGTGTTCTTCAAGGCGAGTAAAACGACGACGTCCAAACGGATTACACACGTGGCGATCTATGCAGGTAACAACAAACTCCTTCATACATATGGAAAACCAGGAGTGACGTATTCGACCTTTAAGGGCACGTCCTGGGAGAAACGCTTCGTTTCGGCACGGCGAGTCTTGTAA
- the trmB gene encoding tRNA (guanosine(46)-N7)-methyltransferase TrmB has protein sequence MRLRNIPGAEAALREYPTFVDNPLSYKGNWKERFGNNNPIHVEIGCGKGRFINTLAERHPDINFIAVELKAEVVLRAVQRTEYKAIPNLAFVQYDASKLTELFADHEISRIYLNFSDPWPKTRHAKRRLTYKSFLNTYRQVLVADGELHMKTDNENLFEFSLNQFAAERFQMRNITFDLHQSKLAADNVMTEYEERFSSRGQRIYRVEASCVIK, from the coding sequence ATGCGACTGCGTAACATTCCAGGTGCCGAAGCGGCCCTGAGAGAATATCCGACGTTCGTAGACAATCCCCTTTCCTACAAAGGAAATTGGAAGGAACGCTTCGGGAATAACAATCCGATTCATGTGGAGATCGGCTGTGGAAAAGGACGTTTCATTAATACACTGGCCGAGCGTCACCCTGACATCAATTTCATTGCGGTTGAACTGAAGGCGGAGGTCGTTCTGCGCGCTGTCCAACGTACGGAGTACAAAGCTATTCCGAATCTGGCCTTTGTCCAGTACGACGCTTCCAAGTTGACCGAGTTGTTTGCCGATCATGAAATTTCTCGCATCTATCTGAACTTTAGTGATCCGTGGCCAAAAACCCGTCATGCGAAACGCCGTCTTACTTACAAGAGCTTCTTGAACACCTATCGTCAGGTGCTTGTGGCAGACGGTGAGCTTCATATGAAGACAGACAACGAGAACCTTTTTGAGTTTTCACTCAACCAATTTGCTGCGGAGCGCTTCCAGATGCGCAATATCACCTTTGACCTGCACCAGTCCAAGCTGGCGGCAGATAATGTGATGACGGAGTACGAGGAGCGCTTTTCTTCTCGTGGGCAGCGTATTTATCGGGTGGAAGCGAGTTGTGTGATTAAGTAG
- a CDS encoding ATP-binding protein → MRFHSKLMLIICSLLFGVTVILGTMFEQMLAGVLEHEIGTRALHTAKTVAQMSEIKQAFDAEDPAKIINPIVEKIRVDTNAAFITVGNLQSIRYSHPDPEQIGKKMVGGDNEAVFEGQSIISETVGSLGPGLRGKTPIYDEEGKVMGVVSVGFLFEDINETIESYRNRIFVIGIVTLLLGVVATLILSQNVKKAIFGLEPEQIGRLYQENQAVLESIREGIVAVNKEGAITLANQTAHHMLGQAKDKDRIMEKQDELVRSLGLHEVIETGKAEFDRETNVDEHILVVNRVPIMDKERQVIGAVASFRNRSELFEVTQELSRVKEYAEVLRSQTHEYSNKLHLISGLIQLESYQEAIETISSELNVHVHNTTFIMQEVPDPLIGGLLLGKLNQANERKVDLKIDPESNFRDIPASIDRSQLIVILGNLIDNAMDAVKAPGAFAPEITIFLLNMEEVLLIEVEDLGPGISEENAERIFELGFSTKQQPNHGYGLHLVKQAVLHVHGNITHTGNPVGGTIFTVTIPKDARTAERKEVVLDDTGTHY, encoded by the coding sequence ATGCGTTTTCACAGCAAGCTGATGTTGATTATTTGTTCGCTCCTTTTTGGCGTGACGGTCATCCTCGGTACGATGTTTGAACAGATGTTAGCGGGCGTATTGGAGCATGAGATCGGAACACGCGCACTGCATACCGCCAAGACCGTCGCGCAGATGTCCGAGATTAAACAGGCGTTTGACGCAGAAGACCCTGCCAAGATTATTAATCCAATCGTGGAAAAAATACGTGTAGACACGAATGCGGCTTTTATCACAGTAGGAAATTTGCAAAGCATCCGCTATTCCCATCCTGATCCAGAGCAGATTGGCAAAAAGATGGTGGGAGGCGACAATGAGGCAGTATTTGAGGGGCAATCCATCATCTCTGAGACAGTCGGCTCGCTTGGCCCCGGACTCAGAGGAAAGACACCGATCTATGATGAGGAAGGAAAGGTGATGGGAGTCGTTTCTGTCGGCTTTTTGTTTGAGGATATAAATGAAACGATTGAATCGTATCGCAATCGAATCTTCGTCATCGGGATCGTCACCTTGCTCTTGGGTGTGGTGGCTACGCTCATTCTTTCACAAAATGTAAAGAAAGCCATATTTGGTTTGGAGCCTGAACAAATCGGGCGATTATATCAGGAAAATCAAGCCGTGCTGGAATCGATTCGCGAAGGCATTGTGGCGGTCAATAAGGAAGGGGCGATCACACTCGCGAATCAGACTGCTCACCATATGCTGGGGCAAGCGAAGGATAAAGACAGGATTATGGAGAAACAGGACGAGCTGGTTCGTTCGCTGGGCCTTCATGAGGTAATTGAGACAGGGAAAGCCGAATTTGACCGCGAAACGAATGTGGACGAGCACATATTAGTCGTGAACCGCGTTCCGATTATGGATAAGGAGCGCCAAGTTATCGGTGCTGTAGCGAGCTTTCGCAATCGGTCCGAGCTGTTCGAGGTCACACAGGAACTGTCACGGGTGAAGGAGTATGCCGAAGTCCTTCGTTCCCAGACGCATGAGTATTCCAACAAACTGCATCTCATATCAGGACTCATTCAGCTTGAATCGTATCAGGAAGCGATTGAAACGATTTCTTCTGAGCTGAATGTGCATGTCCACAATACGACGTTTATTATGCAAGAAGTCCCCGACCCACTGATAGGTGGCTTGTTGCTCGGGAAGCTGAATCAAGCAAACGAACGTAAAGTGGATTTGAAAATTGATCCAGAAAGCAACTTCCGTGACATTCCTGCCTCGATTGATCGCTCACAGCTGATTGTCATTCTCGGCAATTTGATAGATAATGCGATGGACGCTGTAAAAGCTCCAGGTGCATTTGCACCAGAAATCACGATCTTTTTGCTCAATATGGAAGAGGTCTTGCTCATAGAGGTAGAGGACCTGGGACCAGGCATCTCCGAAGAGAATGCTGAACGAATTTTCGAGCTCGGCTTCTCTACCAAGCAGCAGCCGAATCATGGCTACGGACTGCACTTAGTCAAACAAGCTGTTTTACATGTACACGGTAATATAACGCATACGGGTAATCCAGTAGGTGGAACGATTTTTACTGTGACGATACCAAAGGATGCACGCACGGCAGAACGGAAGGAGGTCGTTTTAGATGATACGGGTACTCATTATTGA
- the ilvD gene encoding dihydroxy-acid dehydratase, with amino-acid sequence MARQRSDMIKKGFDRAPHRSLLRAAGVKDEDFDKPFIAICNSYIDIIPGHVHLQEFGKLVKEAVRAAGMVPFEFNTIGVDDGIAMGHIGMRYSLPSREIIADSLETVVAAHWFDGMICIPNCDKITPGMIMGALRVNIPTVFVTGGPMKAGKTSDGRSISLSSVFEGVGAHQAGLINDQQLEELEQYGCPTCGSCSGMFTANSMNCLLEAIGLALPGNGTVLAVSPERRELVQASAEKLKNLIERDIKPRDIVTLEAIDDAFALDMAMGGSTNTVLHTLAIAQEAGIEYPIERINEVAKRIPHICKLAPSSDYHIEDCHEAGGVSAVLNEIAKKAGAIHPDRITVTGKTLGENIADAEIKNDQVIRRLDNPYSASGGLAVLFGNLAEQGSIIKTGGVDPSIKKHEGPAICFDSQEDALAGIAAGKIKSGHVVVIRYEGPKGGPGMPEMLAPTSQIVGMGLGKEVALVTDGRFSGASRGISIGHVSPEAAEGGPIAFVQDGDIISIDLEERTMQLLVDEAELARRKEGWKEFEPKVKTGYLARYSKLVTNASMGGILKI; translated from the coding sequence TTGGCCAGACAACGAAGTGACATGATCAAAAAAGGATTCGACCGCGCACCGCACCGTAGCTTGCTACGTGCAGCAGGTGTAAAGGATGAGGATTTCGATAAACCGTTTATCGCCATTTGCAACTCGTACATCGACATTATTCCGGGTCACGTGCACTTGCAGGAGTTTGGAAAACTGGTCAAGGAAGCCGTTCGTGCTGCTGGCATGGTTCCATTCGAATTCAATACGATTGGTGTTGACGACGGAATCGCTATGGGGCATATCGGGATGCGCTACTCCCTCCCGAGCCGCGAGATCATCGCAGACAGCTTGGAAACCGTTGTCGCTGCTCACTGGTTTGATGGCATGATCTGTATTCCGAACTGTGACAAGATCACGCCTGGGATGATCATGGGTGCGCTTCGTGTCAACATTCCAACCGTATTTGTAACCGGTGGTCCTATGAAAGCCGGGAAAACGAGTGATGGTCGCTCCATCTCGCTTTCCTCCGTATTCGAGGGTGTCGGAGCTCACCAAGCAGGCTTGATCAACGACCAACAGCTCGAGGAGCTGGAGCAATATGGATGCCCGACTTGCGGTTCCTGTTCTGGTATGTTTACAGCGAACTCGATGAACTGTTTGCTCGAAGCCATTGGTTTGGCACTGCCAGGCAATGGTACCGTACTCGCTGTCTCTCCTGAACGTCGCGAGCTGGTACAAGCATCTGCTGAAAAACTGAAAAATCTGATTGAACGCGACATTAAGCCACGCGACATCGTGACGCTAGAAGCAATCGACGATGCATTCGCTCTTGACATGGCGATGGGTGGATCAACCAATACCGTTCTCCATACACTAGCTATCGCGCAAGAAGCAGGCATCGAATACCCGATTGAACGCATCAACGAAGTAGCGAAGCGCATTCCGCATATTTGTAAGCTGGCACCTTCCTCCGACTATCATATCGAGGATTGCCACGAAGCAGGCGGCGTATCAGCAGTTCTGAATGAAATCGCGAAAAAAGCAGGCGCGATCCATCCAGACCGTATCACTGTCACGGGCAAAACCCTTGGTGAAAACATCGCTGACGCTGAAATCAAGAACGATCAAGTCATTCGTCGCCTGGACAACCCATACAGCGCTTCTGGCGGTCTCGCTGTTCTGTTCGGCAACCTGGCGGAGCAAGGCTCGATCATCAAAACAGGTGGTGTCGATCCTTCTATTAAAAAGCACGAAGGTCCAGCCATCTGCTTCGACTCCCAAGAGGACGCTCTGGCAGGAATCGCCGCTGGAAAAATCAAATCCGGTCATGTTGTCGTCATCCGCTACGAGGGACCAAAAGGCGGCCCAGGCATGCCAGAAATGCTGGCTCCTACCTCACAAATCGTGGGTATGGGCCTCGGTAAAGAAGTCGCGCTCGTCACAGACGGACGCTTCTCCGGTGCTTCTCGCGGAATCAGTATCGGTCACGTGTCTCCAGAAGCCGCAGAAGGCGGTCCAATTGCCTTCGTACAGGACGGAGATATCATCTCGATTGACCTCGAGGAGCGCACGATGCAACTGCTCGTGGATGAAGCCGAGCTGGCTCGCCGCAAAGAAGGCTGGAAAGAATTCGAGCCGAAAGTAAAAACAGGCTATCTGGCTCGTTACTCCAAGCTGGTAACCAATGCGAGCATGGGTGGTATTTTGAAAATCTAG
- a CDS encoding ArsR/SmtB family transcription factor produces MEQKSIFIIENYDQLKVISDPLRTKMLMHLVEKPHTGQQLSQLFGLSRAKILYHLRELEKHGIIQLVKKEEKGGNILKYYQAVARGFIPADHLLTYTESKEATRQSYVEVLQRAKTRALSAPEEAFALTSSEVENWPRISLQSEVKVSQQAFVSFLQKYRNLLHELQQSSLDDPSSKQDYYLMITGFQIDEPLFKKDGHE; encoded by the coding sequence TTGGAGCAAAAGTCGATTTTTATCATCGAAAACTACGATCAGCTAAAAGTGATCAGTGACCCGTTACGCACGAAAATGCTGATGCATCTGGTAGAAAAGCCGCACACGGGGCAACAGCTCTCCCAACTTTTTGGGCTGTCCCGCGCGAAGATTCTGTACCACCTGCGTGAGCTGGAGAAGCACGGCATCATCCAGTTGGTTAAAAAGGAAGAGAAGGGCGGCAACATTCTCAAATACTATCAGGCGGTGGCAAGAGGTTTCATACCTGCTGATCATCTACTCACGTATACGGAGTCGAAGGAGGCAACCAGGCAATCCTATGTCGAAGTGTTGCAACGGGCGAAAACAAGAGCACTCAGTGCTCCAGAAGAAGCCTTTGCGCTGACGTCATCCGAAGTAGAGAATTGGCCGCGCATCTCCTTACAGTCTGAAGTCAAAGTCAGCCAGCAGGCGTTTGTATCCTTTTTGCAAAAATACCGGAACCTGCTCCACGAATTGCAGCAAAGCTCCCTGGATGACCCATCTTCGAAGCAGGATTACTACCTGATGATTACGGGCTTTCAAATTGATGAACCGTTATTCAAAAAGGATGGGCATGAGTAA
- a CDS encoding MFS transporter, with translation MEAVPKQSSLPSVDTSRLFTKPFTLLWISALCSGLSISLFLFSQTWYIIQVLSQEASLGIVFMAATIPRIVFMLIGGTLADRMSKKRILSITSMLKAILMLLLGGIIWWGYSSLALFVWFALFFGTIDAFYWPAQNSFLPSIVPSSSLLRANSVLQTTSQTSQLLGPVLAGFVIEWGSYPLLYSFIGLLLLVASVAAWCMPKQEPAVLSKPQPRLKESLKESFYYVKQSDFLPLLLTSIICLNVFLMGPLYIGLPIFVDQVLAGSTLQYSFLEGGLAFGMLAGAIVLALMKLGQNRLQIAFLFMMMQALVFFAFSLTQQFWLSLLILFTLGVTFSLINIPILSFVQEKVPQASLGKVMSLVSLSSLGLQPISQAMTSLLIAYGLTAKEVMLLASIPLFIASCFFYWRHKYAWSAKRDDL, from the coding sequence ATGGAAGCTGTCCCCAAGCAATCTAGCCTTCCCTCAGTGGATACATCCCGCTTGTTTACGAAACCTTTTACCCTTCTTTGGATATCCGCCCTTTGTTCCGGACTCAGTATCTCACTCTTTCTTTTCTCCCAAACGTGGTATATCATCCAGGTTTTATCTCAGGAGGCCTCTTTAGGCATTGTATTTATGGCGGCAACCATTCCCAGGATCGTCTTTATGCTGATAGGCGGAACGCTCGCTGATCGGATGAGCAAAAAGAGAATCCTGTCGATCACAAGCATGCTGAAAGCAATTTTGATGCTGTTGCTTGGGGGAATCATCTGGTGGGGGTATTCCTCGCTTGCGCTGTTTGTTTGGTTCGCTCTCTTCTTCGGTACGATTGATGCCTTTTATTGGCCAGCTCAAAATTCGTTCCTACCGTCAATCGTACCCTCTTCTTCCCTTTTGCGTGCGAATTCTGTGCTGCAAACGACAAGCCAAACCTCACAGCTCCTCGGTCCTGTTCTTGCCGGTTTTGTGATTGAGTGGGGAAGTTACCCCCTTCTATACAGCTTTATCGGCTTGCTTCTTCTGGTTGCAAGTGTAGCAGCATGGTGCATGCCGAAACAGGAACCTGCCGTTCTTTCCAAACCACAGCCAAGGCTCAAGGAATCGTTAAAGGAAAGCTTCTATTATGTCAAACAATCGGATTTTCTTCCCTTGCTATTGACCTCCATCATCTGCCTGAACGTATTTTTGATGGGCCCCTTATACATCGGCTTGCCGATTTTTGTAGATCAGGTGTTAGCTGGCTCTACCCTGCAGTACAGCTTTTTGGAAGGGGGACTCGCTTTTGGCATGCTTGCCGGGGCAATCGTGCTCGCACTCATGAAACTGGGTCAAAACAGGTTGCAGATCGCCTTTCTTTTCATGATGATGCAAGCGCTTGTCTTCTTTGCTTTTAGTCTCACCCAACAGTTCTGGCTCAGCTTGCTTATTCTTTTTACGCTCGGGGTCACGTTTTCTCTCATTAATATTCCGATTCTCTCTTTTGTTCAGGAAAAGGTGCCACAAGCCTCTTTGGGGAAAGTCATGAGTTTGGTCTCGCTCTCGTCTTTAGGTTTGCAGCCGATTTCACAGGCGATGACGAGTCTTTTGATCGCATACGGACTTACGGCCAAGGAAGTGATGCTGCTTGCCTCCATCCCTCTCTTCATTGCTTCCTGTTTCTTTTATTGGCGGCACAAGTATGCTTGGTCTGCAAAGAGGGATGATCTGTAA